From the Butyrivibrio fibrisolvens genome, one window contains:
- the pgeF gene encoding peptidoglycan editing factor PgeF: MEYLTFPSITATGIVSHAFSTRIGGASKGYFGEANYSFTRGDVREDVEENYRRMAQILGYGRSLEHFVTTFQTHTSNVRVITADDMGKGVIKERDYVDVDGMITNIPGIILTTFHADCPPIYFVDPVKRAIGLSHSGWKGTVSRIGRSTVEAMTREYGSNPSDIICAVGPSICVDCYEVSSDVADKCIDEFGIKDVPEYIPDGDSAGHIVYRKAGGKYQLNLWEAIRHTLIEAGVKPENIEITDICTHCNPDYLFSHRTTGEKRGNLAAFLVLN; the protein is encoded by the coding sequence ATGGAATATCTCACATTCCCGTCTATAACTGCTACCGGGATAGTAAGCCATGCGTTCAGTACCAGGATAGGCGGAGCTTCTAAGGGATATTTTGGTGAAGCTAATTATAGCTTTACAAGAGGCGATGTTAGAGAAGATGTGGAAGAGAATTACAGGCGCATGGCTCAGATACTGGGATATGGAAGAAGTCTTGAGCATTTCGTTACAACTTTTCAGACACATACAAGTAATGTCAGGGTCATTACAGCTGATGATATGGGCAAAGGGGTGATCAAAGAAAGAGACTATGTAGATGTAGACGGTATGATCACGAATATTCCGGGTATCATACTTACAACATTCCATGCAGATTGCCCTCCCATATATTTCGTAGATCCTGTCAAGAGGGCTATAGGACTGTCTCATTCCGGATGGAAGGGAACAGTCAGCCGTATAGGTAGGAGCACTGTAGAAGCTATGACCAGAGAATATGGAAGCAATCCTTCAGACATTATCTGCGCTGTAGGTCCTTCCATATGCGTAGACTGTTATGAAGTAAGTAGCGATGTTGCTGATAAATGCATAGATGAATTTGGTATAAAAGACGTGCCGGAGTATATACCAGATGGCGATAGCGCAGGGCATATCGTCTATAGAAAAGCAGGCGGCAAATACCAGCTTAATTTGTGGGAAGCAATAAGGCATACCTTGATAGAAGCCGGAGTTAAACCGGAGAATATCGAGATCACGGACATCTGTACCCATTGTAATCCTGATTATCTCTTCTCTCATAGAACCACCGGAGAGAAGCGAGGGAATCTTGCGGCATTTCTGGTTTTGAATTAA
- the ileS gene encoding isoleucine--tRNA ligase, which yields MYKKVDNSMNFVEREAQVVDFWKDNDIFNKSVSGKDGNEIYMFYDGPPTANGKPHIGHVLTRAIKDMIPRYRTMKGYQVPRKAGWDTHGLPVELEVEKEIGIEGKDQIEEYGIEPFIKKCKESVWTYKGMWEQFSGKVGFWADMDNPYVTYYDDYIESEWWALKEIWNKGLLYKGFKVVPYCPSCGTPLSSHEVAQGYKVIKDRTAVVRFKVANEDAYFLAWTTTPWTLPSNIGLCVNPDEEYAKVKCVDGNTYYMASALLDKVIGPLAKDEKVNPDGKPAYEVLETYKGKDLEYKEYEPLYECAKAEADKQHKKAFFVYCDNYVTMEDGTGIVHIAPAFGDDDARVGRKYDAPFVQMVDASGRLKPETGKFAGMRCKPTAKEVEQGAVSADPEVLKDLAERGILFSSPKAEHDYPHCWRCDTPLIYYARESWFIKVTDIKDDLVRNNKEINWIPESIGEGRFGKWLENIQDWAVSRDRYWGTPLNIWECPDCGKKIAVGSKKELAELSGDESALTSELHRPYVDKYLIKCSECGGSMKRVPEVIDCWFDSGAAPYAELHYPFENKELFEKQFPAQFISEAVDQTRGWFYSLHAEATLLFNKPAFKNVIVLGLVQDENGQKMSKSKGNAVDPMEALNQYGADAIRWYFYTNSAPWLPSRFYGKAVQEGQRKFLGTLWNTYAFFVLYANIDGFDASNYKLEKDKLTVMDKWILSRLYSTIAEADKNLENYKIPEAAKALDKFVDDLSNWYVRRSRERFWAKGMEQDKISAYMTLYTCLVEICKAAAPMVPFMTEEIYQNLVRENFKDAPESIHLCDYPVVNAEYVDKQLEEDMEEVLDIVVLGRACRNACNMKNRQPLGQMYVKNDKAEGKTLSDFYQDIVRDELNVKSVTFTDDVRDFTSYTFKPQLKTVGPKYGKMLGGIKQYLAELDGNAAMDTLNAEGSIKFEVSGEAVELTKEDLLIDMTQKEGFMSQEDWGITVVLDTNLTEELVNEGLVAEVISKIQTMRKDSGFEVMDRIVVSLTGSEKVAAAVKADEVALSTKVLADSLSYDQDLDSAKEWDINGESCKIGVKKV from the coding sequence ATGTATAAGAAGGTTGATAACAGCATGAACTTCGTAGAACGTGAAGCACAGGTTGTTGATTTCTGGAAAGACAATGACATCTTTAATAAGAGTGTTTCAGGTAAAGACGGAAACGAGATCTACATGTTCTATGATGGCCCCCCAACAGCTAATGGTAAGCCTCATATCGGACACGTTCTGACACGTGCCATCAAGGATATGATCCCTCGTTACAGAACTATGAAAGGATATCAGGTTCCTCGTAAAGCGGGCTGGGATACTCATGGTCTTCCGGTTGAGCTTGAAGTTGAGAAGGAGATAGGTATCGAAGGCAAGGACCAGATCGAAGAGTATGGTATCGAGCCTTTCATCAAGAAGTGTAAAGAGTCTGTATGGACATACAAGGGAATGTGGGAGCAGTTCTCCGGCAAAGTCGGATTCTGGGCTGACATGGATAACCCGTATGTAACATATTATGATGATTATATCGAGTCTGAGTGGTGGGCTCTTAAAGAGATCTGGAACAAGGGTCTTCTTTATAAGGGATTCAAGGTTGTTCCTTACTGTCCTTCATGCGGAACACCTCTTTCATCTCACGAGGTTGCTCAGGGATATAAGGTTATCAAGGATCGCACAGCTGTTGTTCGCTTCAAGGTTGCAAATGAAGATGCATATTTCCTTGCATGGACAACAACACCATGGACACTTCCATCTAATATCGGTCTGTGTGTGAACCCTGATGAAGAGTACGCTAAGGTTAAGTGCGTAGATGGCAATACATATTACATGGCATCAGCTCTTCTTGATAAGGTTATAGGACCTCTTGCTAAGGATGAGAAGGTTAATCCTGATGGAAAGCCAGCTTATGAAGTCCTTGAAACCTATAAGGGCAAAGACCTTGAGTACAAGGAATATGAGCCTCTCTATGAGTGTGCTAAGGCAGAAGCAGACAAGCAGCACAAGAAGGCATTCTTCGTGTATTGCGATAACTATGTAACTATGGAAGATGGTACTGGTATCGTACATATCGCTCCTGCATTTGGTGATGATGATGCCAGAGTTGGTCGTAAGTATGATGCTCCATTTGTACAGATGGTAGATGCAAGCGGTCGTCTTAAGCCTGAGACAGGCAAGTTTGCAGGTATGCGCTGCAAGCCTACAGCCAAGGAAGTAGAGCAGGGTGCTGTATCAGCAGATCCGGAAGTACTTAAAGATCTTGCAGAAAGAGGAATCCTCTTCTCATCACCTAAGGCTGAGCATGACTATCCTCACTGCTGGAGATGTGATACTCCTCTTATCTACTATGCTCGTGAGTCATGGTTTATCAAAGTTACAGATATCAAGGATGACCTTGTAAGAAATAATAAAGAGATCAACTGGATCCCTGAGTCAATCGGTGAAGGTAGATTCGGTAAGTGGCTTGAGAACATTCAGGACTGGGCTGTATCTCGTGACAGATATTGGGGAACTCCTCTTAACATCTGGGAATGCCCTGACTGTGGCAAGAAGATCGCCGTAGGTTCTAAGAAAGAGCTTGCTGAGCTTTCAGGAGACGAGTCAGCTCTTACATCTGAGCTTCATCGTCCTTATGTTGATAAGTATCTTATCAAGTGTTCAGAATGCGGCGGCTCTATGAAGCGTGTTCCTGAAGTTATCGACTGCTGGTTTGATTCAGGTGCTGCTCCATATGCTGAGCTTCACTATCCTTTTGAGAACAAGGAGCTTTTTGAAAAACAGTTCCCTGCACAGTTCATCTCAGAAGCAGTAGACCAGACTCGTGGATGGTTCTATTCACTTCATGCAGAGGCTACTCTTCTTTTCAATAAGCCTGCATTTAAGAATGTTATCGTTCTGGGTCTTGTACAGGATGAGAACGGACAGAAGATGAGTAAGTCCAAGGGCAATGCTGTAGATCCTATGGAAGCACTTAATCAGTATGGCGCAGATGCTATCAGATGGTACTTCTATACAAACTCAGCACCATGGCTTCCTTCAAGATTCTATGGCAAGGCAGTTCAGGAAGGACAGCGTAAGTTCCTTGGAACACTTTGGAACACATATGCATTCTTCGTACTGTATGCTAATATTGATGGATTTGATGCTTCTAACTACAAGCTTGAGAAAGATAAGCTTACAGTAATGGATAAGTGGATTCTGTCACGTCTGTATTCAACAATTGCAGAAGCTGACAAGAATCTTGAGAATTATAAGATCCCTGAAGCAGCTAAGGCTCTGGACAAGTTCGTTGACGATCTGTCCAACTGGTATGTTCGTCGTAGCCGTGAGCGTTTCTGGGCTAAGGGCATGGAACAGGACAAGATCTCTGCATATATGACACTTTATACATGTCTTGTTGAGATCTGTAAGGCAGCAGCTCCTATGGTTCCTTTCATGACAGAAGAGATCTATCAGAATCTTGTCAGAGAGAACTTTAAGGATGCACCTGAGTCAATCCACCTGTGCGACTATCCTGTAGTTAATGCAGAGTATGTTGATAAGCAGCTTGAAGAGGATATGGAAGAGGTTCTTGATATAGTAGTACTCGGCCGTGCTTGCAGAAACGCCTGCAACATGAAGAACCGTCAGCCTCTCGGACAGATGTATGTCAAGAATGATAAGGCAGAAGGTAAGACTCTTAGTGATTTCTATCAGGATATCGTAAGAGACGAGCTCAATGTTAAGTCTGTTACATTCACAGATGATGTACGTGACTTCACAAGCTACACATTCAAGCCACAGCTCAAGACAGTAGGTCCTAAGTATGGTAAGATGCTTGGTGGTATCAAGCAGTATCTTGCAGAACTTGATGGCAATGCTGCTATGGATACACTTAATGCAGAAGGATCTATCAAGTTTGAAGTTTCAGGTGAAGCTGTAGAGCTTACCAAGGAAGATCTCCTTATCGACATGACTCAGAAGGAAGGCTTCATGAGCCAGGAAGACTGGGGTATCACAGTAGTCCTTGATACTAACCTTACAGAGGAACTTGTAAACGAAGGTCTCGTAGCAGAAGTTATCTCTAAGATCCAGACAATGCGTAAGGATTCAGGATTCGAAGTTATGGACAGAATCGTAGTATCTCTTACAGGATCTGAGAAGGTAGCTGCAGCTGTTAAGGCTGACGAAGTTGCTCTTTCAACCAAGGTACTTGCTGATTCACTTTCCTATGATCAGGATCTTGATAGTGCCAAGGAGTGGGATATCAACGGCGAAAGCTGCAAGATTGGTGTTAAGAAGGTCTGA
- a CDS encoding zinc ribbon domain-containing protein, which yields MKCTNCGAEIQEGTLFCSECGTKVILPESQAPAANEFAQNGAQDNFQNNFGQPADGAQFQNANFQQSENIYAGVPDPAASVNDGKKGGKGVKKILIPIIILLVLVVAAVGGVVFYLKSRPIEVDLNEYVKVTFDGYDTLGTATVDFDEKKFKKDYGDKIKYHGDDKDMKDESSKKLIAEYLDEAVSLDKTEKLTNGDKVTVKFKYDADALLEDLNIKTTTDGMSFSVKGLEEVPTFDPFEGLEITYSGTAPNAYASLDDTNVNNEYFDESAYWFDYDYEQLQDLSNGDVITITIKYDDTQSDEEYIAYFVETYGAMPTQITKDFTVEGLQVSITTKDQITDDVLSQMQSFLEDEGSIYTKDDIGTSVLDDGSVTISNVEYYGMYIGEPKKDSYYDSVQAYMTYKLTLKYKKEEYSYYFVVEMSDLVLDGEGNLVTEKVSTDYYNYDYLTHDFKDGMTIYGMHGFETTADIEDDVSYYSSYFNFSWVLAGETGSSDSSTSDSSSSDSSTTETSTDEESTDTEETTDTEETSEEESDSASEEASEE from the coding sequence ATGAAATGCACTAATTGCGGCGCAGAGATACAAGAGGGTACTCTCTTTTGTAGCGAATGCGGAACCAAAGTAATTCTTCCTGAAAGCCAGGCTCCTGCAGCAAATGAATTTGCGCAGAACGGTGCTCAGGATAATTTCCAGAACAATTTTGGACAGCCGGCAGACGGCGCACAGTTCCAGAACGCTAATTTCCAGCAGTCTGAGAACATCTATGCAGGAGTACCTGATCCGGCAGCTTCTGTAAACGATGGCAAAAAGGGTGGAAAGGGTGTTAAGAAGATCCTTATTCCTATCATCATCCTTCTTGTTTTAGTAGTAGCTGCTGTAGGTGGAGTAGTATTCTACCTTAAGTCTCGTCCTATCGAAGTAGACCTTAACGAATATGTAAAGGTTACATTTGATGGTTATGACACACTTGGTACAGCTACTGTTGATTTTGATGAAAAAAAGTTCAAAAAAGACTATGGCGACAAGATCAAGTATCACGGCGATGACAAGGATATGAAGGACGAGAGCTCTAAGAAGCTCATCGCTGAGTACCTTGACGAAGCTGTATCTCTTGATAAGACAGAGAAGCTTACTAACGGTGATAAGGTTACTGTTAAGTTCAAATATGATGCTGATGCTCTTTTAGAAGATCTCAACATCAAGACAACAACAGACGGTATGTCATTTAGCGTAAAGGGTCTTGAGGAAGTTCCTACATTCGATCCTTTCGAAGGTCTTGAGATCACATATTCTGGTACAGCACCTAATGCATATGCATCACTTGATGATACTAATGTTAATAATGAGTATTTTGATGAGTCTGCTTATTGGTTTGATTATGATTATGAACAGCTTCAGGATCTTTCAAACGGAGATGTGATCACTATCACAATCAAATATGATGATACTCAGTCTGACGAAGAGTACATTGCATACTTTGTAGAGACCTATGGTGCTATGCCTACTCAGATTACTAAGGATTTCACAGTAGAAGGTCTTCAGGTATCTATTACTACTAAGGACCAGATTACAGATGACGTTCTTAGCCAGATGCAGAGCTTCCTTGAGGACGAGGGTAGCATCTATACTAAAGATGATATCGGAACAAGCGTTCTTGATGATGGTTCTGTAACAATCTCTAATGTTGAGTACTATGGAATGTACATTGGAGAGCCTAAGAAAGATAGCTACTATGATAGTGTTCAGGCTTATATGACATATAAGTTAACACTTAAGTACAAGAAGGAAGAGTATTCTTACTATTTCGTAGTAGAAATGAGTGATCTTGTACTTGATGGAGAAGGCAATCTTGTTACAGAAAAGGTAAGCACAGATTATTACAACTATGATTATCTTACACATGATTTCAAGGATGGCATGACCATCTATGGAATGCATGGATTTGAAACAACAGCTGATATTGAGGATGATGTATCTTACTATTCTTCATACTTTAACTTCAGCTGGGTTCTTGCAGGTGAGACTGGATCAAGCGATTCTTCTACAAGCGATTCTTCTTCAAGCGACTCTTCTACAACAGAGACTTCTACAGATGAAGAGAGCACTGATACAGAAGAGACAACAGATACAGAGGAAACTTCAGAAGAAGAGTCTGATTCAGCTTCTGAAGAGGCAAGCGAAGAGTAA
- a CDS encoding glycosyl hydrolase family 28 protein — MELHSLVTDSDITIWWDKEGVNVSEYEVSINGETSNTAKTHYTWEDLEPDTEYHVEVKALLADSNIVDTANEENKAKTSIAKVRTLKTKRRIDVTKAPYNAVGDGKTMNTSVIQKAFDDCGKGDQIFFPKGDYMTGALRLHSDMEIYLDEGAILHGTADFHDYLPIIKSRFEGIENMSYSSLLNAGELDHNSGPNCSNILIRGKGEIRSGGQKLGMAIIEDETHKQKEYLESLGDKIKEYETDHTIQGRVRPRLINLSNCSNVRITGVTLSDGACWNVHMIYCDDIVTDHVTINSYGVWNGDGWDPDSSTNCTLFATVFNTGDDGVAIKSGKNPEGNIVNRPSEHIRVFDCVSKMGHGICIGSEMSGGVSDVRIWDCDLSDSWCGIEIKGTKKRGAYVRDIHVSDCHTSRILMHSVLYNDDGERVSPHPPVFENCLFERVYIQGHYTDQHDFEGGGIKESPAIELYGFDEEGYEIKNLKFKDIVIEDRKVQSICMQHCKGISFENISFG, encoded by the coding sequence ATGGAATTGCATAGTCTGGTTACAGATAGTGATATAACCATATGGTGGGATAAGGAGGGTGTGAACGTCTCTGAATACGAAGTCAGTATAAATGGGGAGACTTCTAATACAGCTAAGACTCATTATACATGGGAGGATTTAGAACCTGATACAGAATACCATGTTGAAGTTAAAGCTTTATTGGCGGATAGCAATATAGTAGACACAGCAAATGAAGAAAACAAAGCAAAAACCTCTATAGCTAAAGTCAGAACACTTAAGACCAAACGAAGAATTGATGTTACCAAAGCTCCATACAATGCCGTTGGCGATGGTAAGACCATGAATACATCAGTGATCCAGAAGGCTTTCGATGACTGCGGTAAAGGCGATCAGATCTTTTTCCCAAAAGGGGATTATATGACTGGGGCACTGCGTCTTCATTCGGATATGGAGATATATCTTGATGAGGGTGCTATACTCCATGGAACAGCAGACTTTCATGACTATCTTCCTATTATAAAAAGCAGGTTCGAAGGAATTGAGAATATGAGCTATTCATCACTTCTAAATGCCGGAGAGCTCGATCATAACAGCGGGCCTAACTGTAGTAATATCCTCATAAGAGGTAAGGGCGAGATACGATCCGGTGGTCAGAAGCTGGGAATGGCCATTATAGAAGATGAAACTCATAAACAGAAAGAATATCTTGAATCTCTTGGAGATAAGATCAAGGAATATGAGACAGATCATACTATTCAGGGAAGAGTACGTCCGCGTCTTATAAATCTTAGTAACTGTTCTAATGTAAGAATCACAGGAGTGACCCTAAGTGATGGTGCATGCTGGAATGTACACATGATATATTGCGATGATATAGTCACAGATCATGTTACTATTAATTCATATGGCGTGTGGAATGGAGATGGCTGGGATCCTGACTCATCTACTAACTGCACGCTTTTTGCTACTGTATTTAATACAGGGGATGACGGCGTTGCCATAAAATCCGGCAAAAATCCTGAGGGTAATATAGTGAATCGTCCCTCGGAGCATATCAGAGTATTTGACTGCGTATCCAAGATGGGACACGGCATATGTATAGGTTCTGAGATGAGCGGCGGCGTATCTGATGTCAGGATATGGGACTGCGACCTGTCAGATTCATGGTGCGGAATTGAGATCAAGGGTACTAAGAAAAGAGGCGCATATGTAAGAGATATTCATGTATCAGACTGCCATACTTCCAGAATCCTTATGCATTCTGTACTCTACAATGATGATGGAGAGAGGGTATCACCTCATCCTCCTGTTTTTGAAAACTGCTTATTTGAAAGAGTATACATTCAGGGACATTATACAGATCAGCATGATTTTGAAGGTGGCGGTATCAAGGAATCACCTGCAATAGAACTGTATGGATTCGATGAAGAGGGATATGAGATCAAGAATCTTAAATTCAAGGATATAGTGATAGAAGACCGTAAGGTTCAGTCGATCTGCATGCAGCACTGCAAGGGCATCAGTTTTGAGAATATAAGTTTTGGATGA
- a CDS encoding alpha/beta hydrolase, which produces MKTIFTAVGGTKHGMEAILHIHLQDLSDNFAWRVRPMVIVCPGGAYAYTSDREADPVAMQFLAMGYNAAVLRYSCAPARYPDALIQLGRAYLYLRRHAKEFKIDPDAIYTVGFSAGGHLVCNYCERWSEDFVRQQLEYDIAHSMAKEDKHVDVEELRPNGMMLGYPVITSGEYAHTGSIENLIGTAADYESEDRYRQMLDDISLEKHVNKDVPPAFIWGTAEDGSVHPMNSVLLVEALMRENIPVEYHLFRKGGHGLSLGDERTISAMPESALNDGGNINFQAAKEYVPSTSAWVSMAATWIRGLH; this is translated from the coding sequence ATGAAAACAATTTTTACAGCAGTTGGTGGAACAAAGCATGGAATGGAGGCTATACTGCATATTCACTTGCAGGATCTTAGCGACAATTTTGCCTGGAGAGTAAGACCTATGGTAATAGTATGTCCCGGCGGGGCATATGCTTATACTTCAGACAGAGAGGCAGATCCTGTAGCTATGCAGTTTCTGGCTATGGGATATAATGCAGCGGTTCTTCGCTATTCATGTGCACCTGCAAGATATCCTGATGCTCTGATACAGCTTGGAAGAGCTTATCTGTATCTTAGAAGACATGCTAAGGAGTTCAAGATAGATCCTGATGCTATATATACAGTAGGATTCTCTGCAGGTGGTCACCTTGTATGTAATTATTGCGAGAGATGGTCGGAAGACTTTGTAAGGCAACAGCTTGAATATGATATAGCTCATAGTATGGCCAAGGAAGATAAGCATGTTGATGTAGAAGAGCTTCGCCCAAACGGAATGATGCTGGGCTATCCTGTTATCACATCCGGTGAATATGCACACACTGGATCTATTGAAAATCTCATAGGGACTGCAGCAGATTATGAATCAGAAGATAGGTACAGGCAGATGCTTGATGATATATCTTTGGAGAAACATGTTAATAAGGATGTCCCACCTGCATTTATCTGGGGGACTGCAGAAGATGGTAGTGTTCACCCTATGAACTCGGTGCTTCTTGTAGAGGCTTTGATGAGGGAAAATATCCCCGTAGAATATCATCTCTTCCGTAAGGGAGGGCATGGACTTTCACTTGGAGATGAGAGGACTATATCGGCGATGCCGGAAAGTGCTCTAAATGACGGCGGCAATATCAATTTTCAGGCAGCCAAGGAATACGTGCCCTCGACATCGGCATGGGTATCCATGGCAGCTACATGGATACGCGGACTCCACTGA
- a CDS encoding L-rhamnose mutarotase, translating to MERHSFSFEIKEGKVGDFLKIFGSNWDSVRAEIKESGVTNFSLWNCDTFFFGYYESGDKEPSTSKILGPVLDTLEDLIKWKSDFEKGMALMYEDFGIVREDKSMIRHRVFMTHLLKGDTAEYKRRHDELASARTSVTKGPDSNFSIWNAGDFIFGYDEIDTSMEHEMTAEEKESTIRWEKHMLDIMEWITDDVDWITDMHHSHVKRIAYK from the coding sequence ATGGAAAGACATAGTTTTTCTTTTGAGATCAAAGAAGGCAAGGTTGGAGACTTCCTTAAAATATTTGGAAGTAACTGGGACAGCGTGCGCGCAGAAATTAAAGAAAGCGGAGTAACTAATTTTAGTCTATGGAACTGTGATACTTTTTTCTTTGGGTATTATGAGTCTGGTGACAAAGAGCCTTCAACTTCGAAAATCCTGGGGCCTGTGCTTGATACCTTAGAAGATCTTATTAAGTGGAAGAGTGATTTTGAAAAAGGTATGGCTCTTATGTATGAAGATTTTGGCATTGTAAGAGAAGATAAATCCATGATAAGGCACAGGGTCTTTATGACTCACCTGTTAAAAGGAGATACAGCAGAATACAAGCGCCGCCATGATGAACTTGCAAGTGCCAGAACTAGTGTTACAAAAGGCCCTGATTCCAATTTTTCAATATGGAACGCAGGAGACTTCATCTTTGGCTATGACGAGATAGATACCTCTATGGAACATGAGATGACAGCAGAAGAAAAGGAGTCTACAATTAGATGGGAAAAGCATATGCTGGATATCATGGAATGGATAACAGATGATGTAGACTGGATCACGGATATGCATCACAGCCATGTTAAGAGAATCGCATATAAATGA
- the gnpA gene encoding 1,3-beta-galactosyl-N-acetylhexosamine phosphorylase, translating to MTNKLKGSFTLPGESGYEDLTLKMAQKWGADVIRDSDGTQLSPEILEAGYDIYSTVCIIRDHNDWIRKHPSNMQQTFLQSMPKIAEGDFLSIHLLDGYFTQQFEVNQSKESVELWQVFDRTTNMEVPKRLWNYEKELDHVVIKTTEPFHEYTVNFLAYRKWEEINMYNHVTNNWTSDHLIPVDPRSDEAQEYLYKWMDNWCKEHPLTNVVRFTSMFYNFVWIWGSDERDRNLYTDWGSYDFTVSPLALEQFKKQYGYELTSEDFINKGSNHPTHMPPTKKLLDYMDFTNQFVVSYGKKLVDLVHSYGKKAYVFYDDSWIGVEPYSKRFEEFGFDGLIKCVFNGYEARLCAGAKANTHELRLHPYLFPTGLGGAPTFSEGGDPARDAAVYWNRVRRALLREPVDRIGLGGYLHLVEDQPEFNDYIEKVADEFRLIKSFHAEGKPYTLPYKVAVLHSWGHLRSWTLSGHFHETYMHDLIHINEALAGLPVDVKFINFDDVIDGALDDVDILINAGRAGDAWSGGDNWEDDRVISLIFRWAGEGGILIGVNEPSALNGYKNFLRLAPVLGIDIDRGSKVCHGRWQFTVETVDGLIPEGAGVKGKDHVFITDGKAHILAEEGGLPTISIHDFGKGKGIYLSSFQVNNENTRLLLNLMLYAKGDLGKALYLTDNADTECAYYPNAKRLVVMNETDRDAETSIKTSDGDIHVALKPFETQIHELS from the coding sequence ATGACCAATAAGCTGAAGGGGAGTTTTACATTACCGGGTGAATCCGGATACGAAGATCTTACTCTTAAGATGGCACAAAAATGGGGAGCAGATGTTATAAGAGACAGTGATGGAACGCAGCTGTCCCCGGAAATATTAGAAGCAGGATATGACATATATTCTACAGTTTGTATCATAAGAGACCATAACGACTGGATCAGAAAACATCCATCCAACATGCAGCAGACTTTTTTGCAGAGTATGCCCAAGATCGCCGAGGGTGATTTTCTGTCAATACATCTTCTTGACGGCTATTTTACACAGCAGTTTGAAGTCAACCAGAGTAAGGAATCTGTAGAGCTGTGGCAGGTTTTTGACAGGACTACGAATATGGAAGTTCCAAAGCGGTTGTGGAATTATGAGAAGGAGCTTGATCATGTGGTGATCAAGACTACAGAGCCTTTTCATGAATATACAGTTAACTTCCTTGCATATCGTAAGTGGGAAGAGATCAACATGTACAATCATGTGACCAATAACTGGACATCAGATCATCTTATACCTGTTGACCCAAGATCTGATGAAGCGCAGGAATACCTCTACAAGTGGATGGACAACTGGTGCAAAGAGCATCCTCTTACCAATGTAGTCCGCTTCACCTCTATGTTCTATAACTTTGTATGGATCTGGGGATCTGATGAAAGAGACAGAAACCTCTATACTGACTGGGGCAGCTATGACTTCACTGTAAGCCCCCTTGCACTTGAGCAGTTCAAGAAGCAGTACGGATATGAACTTACATCAGAAGATTTTATAAATAAGGGAAGCAATCATCCGACTCACATGCCGCCTACAAAAAAGCTTCTCGACTACATGGATTTTACCAATCAGTTTGTAGTATCTTATGGCAAAAAACTCGTAGACCTGGTTCACTCTTATGGCAAAAAAGCCTATGTCTTTTATGATGACAGCTGGATAGGAGTTGAACCCTATTCTAAGAGATTTGAAGAATTCGGATTTGACGGACTTATCAAGTGTGTCTTTAACGGATATGAGGCAAGACTTTGTGCAGGAGCTAAGGCTAATACTCATGAGCTTCGCCTGCATCCATATCTTTTCCCGACAGGTCTTGGCGGAGCACCTACATTCTCAGAAGGCGGTGATCCTGCAAGGGATGCTGCAGTGTACTGGAACAGGGTAAGGCGTGCACTTCTACGTGAACCTGTAGACAGGATAGGTCTTGGAGGGTACCTGCATCTTGTAGAAGATCAGCCTGAGTTTAATGATTACATAGAGAAGGTTGCAGATGAATTCAGACTTATAAAGTCTTTCCATGCAGAGGGAAAACCTTATACTCTTCCCTACAAGGTTGCTGTGCTTCATAGCTGGGGACATCTTCGCAGCTGGACTTTGTCAGGACATTTCCATGAGACATATATGCATGACCTTATCCATATCAATGAGGCCTTAGCGGGGCTTCCTGTGGATGTTAAGTTTATAAACTTTGATGATGTCATTGATGGAGCTTTAGATGATGTTGATATCCTTATCAATGCAGGTCGGGCCGGAGATGCCTGGAGCGGTGGTGACAACTGGGAAGATGACAGAGTGATATCACTTATATTCAGATGGGCAGGCGAAGGCGGAATTCTTATTGGTGTCAATGAGCCTTCTGCGCTTAATGGATACAAGAATTTCCTAAGGCTTGCTCCTGTTCTTGGAATCGATATAGACAGAGGCTCCAAGGTATGTCACGGAAGGTGGCAGTTTACTGTAGAGACAGTGGATGGGCTTATCCCTGAAGGCGCAGGAGTCAAAGGCAAGGATCATGTCTTTATCACAGATGGTAAGGCTCATATTCTTGCAGAAGAAGGCGGACTTCCCACTATATCAATACATGATTTTGGTAAAGGAAAAGGCATCTACCTTTCAAGTTTCCAGGTAAATAATGAAAATACAAGGCTTCTTCTAAATCTCATGCTCTATGCCAAGGGAGATCTTGGAAAAGCTCTGTATCTTACAGATAATGCAGATACAGAATGCGCATACTATCCAAATGCTAAGAGACTTGTAGTAATGAATGAGACTGACAGGGATGCCGAAACCAGTATTAAGACAAGTGATGGCGATATCCATGTGGCTTTAAAGCCTTTTGAAACACAGATACATGAGCTTTCTTGA